A window of Ranitomeya variabilis isolate aRanVar5 chromosome 2, aRanVar5.hap1, whole genome shotgun sequence contains these coding sequences:
- the EEIG1 gene encoding early estrogen-induced gene 1 protein isoform X2, with product MTFVCKMSANPATGVLDPCICRVSVRKELKGGKTFSKLGFADLNLAEFAGSGSTVRCCLLEGYDTRNTRQDNSILKVTIGMSLLSGDPCFKTPPSTAKTVSAPGQDSSLQLTCKGEGTVRSTSGTTIRQNRSRQALLSSGVFEEADQNLSSPEETSHSGHSRNSSQASQQSKASGHSSEHSRCSSMSDLTHRRNTSTSSSASGGISITADTPDAEKESKPEKPPRPIRPPLHLERQSRRKKDCVESHPTWVDDTRIDAGDIVEKIMQSQDFTDVSNNEDSHLRLFVSRDGSTTLSGIQMANRVSAGVFEPVVIEIH from the exons ATGACCTTTGTCTGTAAAATGAGTGCCAACCCTGCAACTGGCGTGCTGGACCCGTGTatctgcagagtctccgtcaggaaG GAACTAAAGGGTGGAAAAACATTTTCAAAG ctgggCTTTGCTGACCTGAACCTGGCCGAGTTTGCCGGTTCTGGATCCACAGTGCGCTGCTGTCTTCTGGAGGGATACGATACACGGAATACCAGGCAGGATAATTCTATCCTGAAG GTGACTATTGGAATGTCCCTCCTCTCTGGAGACCCGTGCTTCAAAAC TCCTCCCTCCACAGCCAAGACTGTCTCAGCCCCTGGACAGGATTCCTCTCTGCAATTGACCTGTAAGGGCGAGGGGACTGTACGTTCCACCAGTGGCACAACAATACGCCAGAACCGGAGCCGGCAGGCACTGCTTAGTTCAG GGGTCTTCGAAGAAGCCGATCAAAATCTCTCAAGCCCTGAAGAAACTTCTCATTCGGGTCACTCGAGGAACTCCAGCCAAGCTAGCCAGCAGTCCAAAGCATCCG GTCACAGCTCCGAACACTCCCGATGTTCTAGTATGTCAGATCTGACACACAGACGCAACACATCCACCAGCAGCAGCGCCTCCGGGGGAATCAGCATTACTGCAGACACGCCCGATGCTGAAAAGGAGAGCAAGCCAGAGAAGCCCCCAAGGCCAATCCGACCTCCCCTTCATCTGGAAAGACAGTCCAG GAGAAAGAAGGACTGTGTGGAAAGTCATCCCACCTGGGTGGACGACACCAGGATCGATGCTGGTGATATCGTGGAGAAGATTATGCAGAGTCAGGACTTCACGGACGTCAGTAACAATGAAG ACAGTCACCTGAGGCTGTTCGTCAGCAGAGATGGCTCAACTACTCTCAGCGGAATACAGATGGCTAACAG AGTCTCTGCAGGAGTGTTTGAGCCGGTGGTCATTGAAATCCACTAA